A single genomic interval of Oceanithermus profundus DSM 14977 harbors:
- a CDS encoding HU family DNA-binding protein gives MANKKKTVTKSDLVNHVAEITGLKKKDAKACIDTFLDEIATFLDRDYKVQLTGFGTFEVRKRKARTGVKPGTTEKIKIPASKYPAFKPGKALKEKVRV, from the coding sequence ATGGCAAACAAGAAGAAGACGGTTACGAAATCGGATCTGGTCAACCACGTCGCCGAGATCACCGGGCTGAAGAAGAAGGACGCGAAGGCCTGCATCGATACCTTCCTCGACGAGATCGCCACCTTCCTCGACCGCGACTACAAGGTGCAGCTCACCGGCTTCGGGACCTTCGAGGTGCGCAAGCGCAAGGCCCGCACCGGCGTGAAGCCCGGCACCACCGAGAAGATCAAGATCCCCGCCTCCAAGTACCCGGCCTTCAAACCCGGCAAGGCGCTGAAGGAAAAAGTCCGCGTATAA
- a CDS encoding lysophospholipid acyltransferase family protein, with translation MARSRPNLVYRTVKRIVRGLLRLLYRIEVEGADRVPPEGPVVIAANHHSFIDPLVIGVVLPRPIAFIARGDLFRIPGLGWLLRKLYAIPVERGSGDLAAVKAAIRALRAGMAFGIFPEGRRSRSGHLEPFKTGAAAIALRTGARVLPVAIVGTREVWPPGRRPRLGGRIRVVIGDPIDLGGAEGRLDKAHLEAATRQIEAAVARLLPKDYLPEGYLKKTTLQQETPENADQA, from the coding sequence GTGGCCCGGTCGCGTCCGAACCTCGTCTACCGCACGGTCAAACGGATCGTGCGCGGCTTGCTGCGCCTCCTCTACCGCATCGAGGTGGAAGGGGCGGACCGCGTCCCCCCCGAGGGGCCCGTCGTCATCGCCGCCAACCACCACTCCTTCATCGATCCGCTGGTGATCGGGGTGGTCCTGCCCCGCCCCATCGCCTTCATCGCCCGCGGCGACCTCTTCCGCATCCCCGGTCTGGGCTGGCTGCTGCGCAAGCTCTACGCCATCCCGGTGGAACGCGGCTCCGGCGACCTGGCGGCCGTCAAGGCCGCCATCCGGGCGCTGCGCGCCGGCATGGCGTTCGGAATCTTTCCTGAAGGCCGGCGCAGCCGCAGCGGCCACCTGGAACCCTTCAAGACGGGCGCCGCGGCGATTGCGCTGCGCACCGGAGCCCGTGTCCTGCCGGTGGCCATCGTCGGCACCCGCGAGGTCTGGCCTCCGGGGCGCAGGCCGCGCCTGGGGGGCAGGATACGCGTCGTCATCGGCGATCCCATCGATCTGGGCGGGGCCGAGGGCCGGCTCGACAAGGCCCACCTGGAAGCGGCGACGCGCCAAATTGAGGCCGCGGTGGCCCGGTTGCTGCCCAAGGATTACTTACCGGAAGGATACTTGAAAAAAACAACCTTACAGCAAGAAACGCCAGAAAACGCGGACCAGGCTTGA